A genome region from Marinobacter panjinensis includes the following:
- a CDS encoding mechanosensitive ion channel domain-containing protein, translating to MNRHRLHSHCWFRSFCLIWTVIFCCAALPVQAEENNEKSGEETNEEGAETPTEEKEEEPEEARPAVQPELEADAEGPPQIQLPDTETANIRQQIQALRTSLDQRLIAVEGTRNRLTYAESLLNRLKDEYDSFELRLEKAGLNLTGKYANLLQQRLERLQRKGIAEDLISDIENQLSTAREEQLRLEEFEAVIDPGDDARDQLRSQRASLVRQLHKAVTEHIQALNEYYSTVSALQERVQAYQTLLQQRLFWLPSAPVIGLDTLTELFTAAAWFAKQMRLDPLREAIGKSVQEHGGPIAVLIALLALLLFKRRAVRHNLKANSQYVGNVGHDRIEFTLFAFANSVLLALPGVLVFAIAALLLMEGNDFFSALSAGLATAALVTLLLALVHNVARQDGLGDTHFNWHIDSLRALRRELPFLLAVIIPITVIMPTTATPGGSEFEDSLGRLLFTAVSFALSAFAHRIMSAVRSDRPQSKRLLFLHILAVVTPLVLMVASLLGYHYTALELERNLFISICWIAFNAMLFYIGLRALSVRERRLTLERLREHREGERKLAEARDAAESSGEGVPQTLELPEMDLEDINQQSTALLRIVISVIVITGLWLLWASLIPALQLFDNITLWTIATDLEGGDPLPITLGDLLLALFVGVGTVLAVRNLPGTLEVMVLSRMKLEPGTGYAITTLTTYILVLIGVVAFLGVIGVQWSKLQWLVAALGVGLGFGLQEIVANFVSGIILLFERPIRVGDTVTIGGITGTVSRIRIRATTLVDWDRKEQIIPNKTFVTQDLTNWTLSDSITRVILQVGVAYGSDMDQVQELLTEVAQSNERVVDDPAPAVFCVGLGDSRIDFELRVFVNDPLDIMPLSHEINAAITRALKEAGIEIPFPQRDIHVRTMTGVATQPEDEPIPRPRDSNNNLK from the coding sequence ATGAACCGCCACAGGCTGCACTCGCACTGCTGGTTTCGGTCATTCTGTCTGATATGGACGGTTATTTTTTGCTGCGCAGCCCTGCCGGTCCAGGCCGAGGAAAATAACGAAAAAAGTGGTGAAGAGACGAACGAGGAAGGCGCCGAGACGCCTACCGAAGAAAAAGAAGAAGAGCCCGAAGAAGCAAGGCCTGCGGTCCAGCCCGAGCTGGAAGCGGACGCCGAGGGACCACCCCAGATTCAGCTTCCCGATACCGAGACGGCGAATATCCGCCAGCAGATTCAGGCCCTGAGAACCTCACTGGACCAGCGCCTGATTGCGGTTGAAGGCACACGCAACCGGCTCACCTACGCGGAATCACTTCTCAACCGACTCAAAGACGAATACGACAGTTTTGAGCTTCGCCTGGAAAAAGCCGGCCTCAACCTCACCGGGAAGTACGCCAATCTCCTTCAGCAGCGGCTTGAGCGACTCCAGCGTAAGGGGATTGCCGAGGATCTGATTAGTGATATCGAAAACCAGTTGTCTACAGCGCGTGAGGAACAACTCCGACTGGAAGAGTTCGAGGCCGTCATTGATCCCGGCGATGATGCCCGCGACCAGCTAAGGAGCCAGCGGGCAAGCCTGGTCCGCCAACTGCACAAGGCAGTCACCGAACACATCCAGGCCCTGAACGAGTATTACAGCACTGTATCTGCCCTGCAGGAGCGCGTACAGGCGTACCAGACGCTATTGCAGCAGCGCCTTTTCTGGCTGCCCAGTGCTCCCGTTATAGGGCTGGACACGCTCACTGAGCTTTTCACGGCTGCGGCCTGGTTTGCCAAACAGATGCGCCTTGATCCGCTCAGGGAGGCAATCGGCAAATCGGTTCAGGAGCATGGCGGGCCAATCGCTGTTCTCATAGCCCTTCTGGCGCTGCTGCTCTTCAAGCGACGGGCCGTCAGGCATAACCTCAAGGCCAACAGCCAGTACGTTGGAAACGTGGGTCATGATCGCATTGAATTTACGCTGTTTGCGTTCGCCAACAGCGTATTACTGGCGCTGCCCGGCGTGCTGGTGTTTGCCATCGCCGCGCTTTTGCTGATGGAGGGCAACGACTTCTTTTCCGCTCTATCCGCAGGCCTGGCCACTGCCGCACTCGTCACCCTCCTGCTTGCATTGGTTCACAACGTGGCCCGCCAGGATGGGTTGGGAGACACGCACTTCAACTGGCATATTGACTCACTCCGCGCTCTTCGCCGGGAGCTTCCGTTTCTTCTGGCGGTAATCATCCCGATCACCGTGATCATGCCGACCACCGCAACACCCGGGGGGTCCGAGTTCGAGGACAGTCTCGGACGCCTGCTCTTCACCGCCGTATCTTTCGCGCTTTCGGCGTTCGCACACCGCATCATGAGCGCGGTCCGGTCGGACCGGCCACAGAGCAAGCGCCTGCTGTTCCTGCATATACTGGCCGTCGTCACACCCCTGGTACTGATGGTGGCATCGCTGCTCGGATATCACTACACCGCCCTGGAACTGGAGCGAAACCTGTTCATCAGCATCTGCTGGATAGCCTTCAACGCCATGCTGTTCTACATCGGACTACGGGCGCTTTCTGTCAGGGAACGTCGCCTGACCCTGGAGCGGCTGCGTGAACACCGCGAGGGGGAGCGCAAGCTCGCAGAGGCCAGGGATGCTGCGGAGTCTTCGGGCGAAGGAGTACCGCAAACGCTGGAATTGCCTGAAATGGATCTTGAGGATATCAACCAGCAGAGCACAGCGCTCCTGCGCATCGTGATTTCCGTGATTGTCATTACCGGTCTCTGGTTGCTCTGGGCCAGTCTGATTCCGGCCTTGCAGCTGTTTGACAACATCACGCTCTGGACCATCGCCACCGACCTTGAAGGCGGCGATCCACTACCCATCACACTGGGTGACCTGCTGCTGGCGCTGTTCGTCGGCGTTGGTACTGTGCTCGCCGTCAGAAACCTGCCAGGCACCCTGGAAGTCATGGTGCTCAGCCGGATGAAGCTGGAACCCGGAACCGGCTATGCCATTACCACCCTCACCACCTATATCCTGGTGTTAATTGGCGTGGTGGCTTTTCTCGGAGTGATCGGAGTGCAATGGTCGAAACTCCAGTGGCTGGTGGCGGCACTCGGGGTGGGATTGGGCTTTGGCCTTCAGGAAATTGTCGCCAATTTTGTGTCCGGTATCATCCTGCTGTTCGAGCGCCCCATCCGGGTTGGAGATACGGTCACGATCGGTGGCATAACCGGCACGGTCTCGCGTATCCGCATTCGCGCAACCACTCTGGTTGACTGGGACCGAAAGGAGCAGATCATTCCCAACAAGACCTTCGTGACCCAGGACCTGACCAACTGGACACTGTCCGACTCGATCACCCGCGTCATACTGCAAGTCGGCGTTGCCTACGGCTCCGATATGGACCAGGTGCAGGAACTGCTCACGGAGGTGGCTCAGAGCAACGAACGGGTTGTCGATGATCCGGCACCAGCCGTGTTCTGCGTCGGTCTCGGTGACAGCCGCATTGATTTCGAGTTGCGGGTTTTTGTGAATGATCCACTCGACATCATGCCCCTGTCCCACGAGATCAACGCCGCCATAACTCGCGCCCTGAAGGAGGCAGGCATCGAGATCCCCTTCCCTCAGCGGGATATTCACGTGCGGACAATGACGGGCGTCGCCACTCAGCCGGAAGACGAGCCGATACCGCGCCCTCGTGACTCGAACAACAACTTGAAGTAA
- a CDS encoding TetR/AcrR family transcriptional regulator: protein MDKGQATRERLLDITETSVLRKGFGATSIEEVIAEAGITKSGFLYHFSTKNALARALLLRYMAREDSLLDDVFARGRELTEDPLQGFLVGLKLLAEIMEDLPQAHPGCLVATYCYQESLFDRDVRELNRRIVLAWRVRFRTLLDAIYEHYAPRDDVDPDALADMVSTVIEGGLVLGKATGERAILPNQLMLLRSYFKLLFESRGRGIGSSSG from the coding sequence ATGGACAAGGGACAGGCTACCCGTGAGCGGTTGTTGGACATTACCGAAACATCGGTTCTCAGGAAGGGGTTTGGTGCAACCTCGATCGAGGAGGTGATTGCCGAAGCAGGTATCACCAAAAGTGGCTTCCTCTATCATTTTTCCACCAAGAACGCGTTGGCCCGTGCATTGTTGCTGCGTTATATGGCTCGGGAAGATTCATTGTTGGATGACGTGTTTGCACGGGGAAGGGAACTGACAGAAGACCCTCTCCAGGGATTCCTCGTTGGACTCAAATTACTGGCAGAGATCATGGAGGATTTGCCACAGGCCCATCCGGGGTGCCTGGTGGCAACCTACTGCTACCAGGAAAGCCTGTTTGACCGTGATGTGCGGGAACTGAACCGGCGGATTGTCCTTGCCTGGCGCGTGCGTTTTCGCACCTTGCTGGACGCGATCTATGAACACTACGCGCCCAGGGATGACGTTGATCCAGATGCGTTGGCGGATATGGTGTCTACCGTCATTGAAGGGGGACTGGTCCTGGGGAAAGCCACCGGAGAACGGGCCATCCTGCCAAACCAGCTGATGCTGCTTCGCAGTTACTTCAAGTTGTTGTTCGAGTCACGAGGGCGCGGTATCGGCTCGTCTTCCGGCTGA